One Deinococcus detaillensis DNA segment encodes these proteins:
- a CDS encoding AbrB/MazE/SpoVT family DNA-binding domain-containing protein, with amino-acid sequence MTSITAKITSKGQVTLPREIRERLGVHDGDRIRFELEGGAVVVYPQRDTPSFGGMIGLAKQPTEQDARRIIDELRHDPADRAALDATPPHPQITVLGDLPADEA; translated from the coding sequence ATGACCTCTATCACGGCCAAGATCACCAGCAAGGGGCAAGTGACGCTGCCACGCGAAATCCGTGAGCGGCTCGGCGTACACGACGGAGACCGCATTCGTTTTGAGCTGGAGGGAGGTGCGGTGGTGGTGTATCCGCAGCGCGACACGCCCAGCTTCGGGGGCATGATCGGCCTCGCCAAGCAGCCCACAGAACAGGACGCCCGGCGCATCATTGACGAACTCAGGCACGACCCGGCAGACCGCGCCGCCCTGGACGCCACACCGCCGCACCCCCAAATCACGGTGCTAGGCGACCTCCCAGCGGATGAGGCTTGA
- a CDS encoding type II toxin-antitoxin system VapC family toxin, whose amino-acid sequence MSTALDSNVLLSLWNAEPAAPKLAAALDRLATQGRLVVCGAVYAELSGFYPDLDVLLRTYGVSADPQMPLIAWRRAGVAHTAYSARRRASGGGLPRRILTDFLVGAHASTFGHALLTLNTGDYGDFPEVPLLTITQS is encoded by the coding sequence TTGAGCACTGCGCTCGACAGCAATGTGTTGCTCTCGCTGTGGAATGCCGAACCCGCCGCGCCGAAGCTGGCTGCCGCGCTTGATAGGCTGGCCACCCAGGGGCGATTGGTGGTCTGCGGGGCGGTGTACGCCGAACTGTCCGGCTTTTATCCCGATTTAGATGTGCTGCTGAGGACTTACGGCGTCAGCGCCGATCCGCAGATGCCGCTGATCGCCTGGCGGCGGGCCGGAGTGGCCCACACCGCTTACAGCGCCCGCCGCCGGGCCAGTGGGGGCGGGCTGCCCCGGCGCATCCTGACCGACTTTCTGGTCGGCGCACACGCCAGCACCTTCGGTCACGCCCTGCTGACCCTCAATACGGGCGATTACGGCGACTTTCCCGAAGTGCCGCTGCTGACAATCACTCAGTCCTGA
- a CDS encoding helix-turn-helix domain-containing protein, with the protein MTQRQFYTPDELAAFLRLSGETIRRRLRTGETKGLRIGDTWRVPRTEVLELIGAQPLAALDAQLDERHE; encoded by the coding sequence ATGACCCAGCGGCAATTTTATACGCCGGATGAATTGGCGGCGTTTCTGCGCCTCAGCGGCGAAACCATTCGGCGGCGGCTCAGAACTGGCGAAACCAAGGGCCTGCGGATCGGTGACACGTGGCGGGTGCCGCGTACCGAAGTCCTTGAGCTGATCGGCGCACAACCGCTGGCAGCCCTCGACGCCCAACTCGATGAGCGCCATGAATAG